One stretch of Excalfactoria chinensis isolate bCotChi1 chromosome 2, bCotChi1.hap2, whole genome shotgun sequence DNA includes these proteins:
- the RGS20 gene encoding regulator of G-protein signaling 20 isoform X3, producing the protein MGSERTEMRKRQMAATQETPGTAQAQHNMGNRGPNACCFCWCCCCSCSCLTVRNQEEERARRTSHELQAEGIPNCEESPAPTLEEVNAWAQSFDKLMLTPAGRNAFREFLRTEFSEENMLFWMACEELKQESNKSVIEEKARLIYEDYISILSPKEVSLDSRVREVINRNMLEPSQHTFDDAQLQIYTLMHRDSYPRFMNSSIYKDLLRSLSEKSIEA; encoded by the exons ATGGGATCGGAGCGGACGGAGATGCGCAAGCGGCAGATGGCAGCAACTCAGGAGACTCCGGGCACGGCGCAGGCTCAGCACAACATGGGGAACCGCGGGCCCAAcgcctgctgcttctgctggtgctgctgctgcagctgctcctg TCTTACTGTTAGAAACCAGGAAGAAGAGAGAGCAAGGAGAACATCCCATGAACTCCAAGCAGAGGGTATTCCGAACTGTGAGGAAAG CCCCGCTCCTACTCTTGAAGAAGTGAATGCTTGGGCTCAGTCATTTGACAAGTTGATGCTTACGCCAGCTGGTCGAAATGCTTTTCGTGAATTTCTACGAACAGaattcagtgaagaaaacatgcttttctGGATGGCCTGTGAGGAACTGAAACAGGAATCCAACAAAAGTGTCATCGAAGAAAAAGCAAGATTGATTTATGAAGATTATATTTCTATCCTTTCTCCAAAGGAG GTCAGCTTGGACTCCAGAGTAAGGGAAGTGATTAACCGAAATATGCTGGAACCCTCACAACATACCTTCGATGACGCACAGCTTCAAATCTATACCTTAATGCACAGAGACTCCTACCCACGGTTCATGAACTCTTCTATCTATAAGGACTTGCTTCGGTCCTTATCTGAAAAATCCATTGAAGCGTAg